From a single Bacillus pseudomycoides DSM 12442 genomic region:
- a CDS encoding FusB/FusC family EF-G-binding protein — translation MEAFIRSDQYNFIKSQTHILAHGHATANDRGVIAALKSLAIEKVLHVFENLTDEQKKIIDTILAVENREKAEAFLLQLNPYVIPFQEITPQALKKIFPKAKKLKLPEIEEINMKEMSYLGWIDKGTGRKFIIAKNGNKFVGLQGTFQSINKKSICSLCHGHEEVGLFLVEIKGDVPGTFVKKGNYICKDSIACNQNMTSLDKLHDFIERLRK, via the coding sequence ATGGAAGCATTTATTAGAAGTGATCAATATAATTTTATAAAATCACAAACTCATATTCTAGCGCATGGACACGCAACAGCAAACGATAGAGGTGTTATTGCTGCGCTGAAGTCTCTTGCAATAGAAAAAGTGTTACATGTTTTTGAAAATCTTACTGATGAACAAAAAAAAATAATCGATACGATTTTGGCAGTTGAAAATAGAGAGAAGGCAGAAGCGTTTTTACTTCAGTTAAATCCATATGTTATTCCGTTTCAGGAAATTACACCACAAGCGTTAAAAAAAATATTTCCTAAAGCTAAAAAATTGAAGCTTCCTGAAATAGAAGAAATAAATATGAAAGAAATGTCGTATTTAGGTTGGATTGATAAAGGAACGGGCAGAAAGTTTATTATAGCAAAGAACGGAAATAAGTTTGTTGGCCTACAGGGAACATTTCAAAGTATAAATAAAAAGAGTATTTGTTCATTGTGTCATGGTCACGAAGAAGTAGGTCTGTTTTTAGTTGAAATAAAAGGTGATGTACCAGGTACTTTTGTTAAAAAAGGAAACTATATTTGTAAAGATAGTATAGCATGTAATCAGAATATGACTTCGCTTGATAAATTACATGACTTTATTGAGAGATTGAGGAAATAA
- a CDS encoding polysaccharide deacetylase — protein sequence MNKRIITSLIILTTLLFLLFGTYKLMNSRTYQLFGKLTNRVETNQKVVALTFDDAPTKNVEPESIILLHSMYDDSNNALKTIESILDSLSKKGYQFVTVNELQKR from the coding sequence ATGAACAAAAGAATCATTACATCATTGATTATACTAACCACTCTTCTCTTCCTACTCTTTGGAACTTATAAATTAATGAATTCACGAACGTATCAACTATTTGGTAAATTAACAAATCGGGTAGAAACAAATCAAAAAGTCGTCGCCCTAACCTTTGATGATGCTCCTACAAAAAATGTAGAACCTGAATCTATCATTTTATTACATTCCATGTATGACGATTCTAATAATGCCTTAAAGACCATTGAAAGCATTTTAGATTCTTTATCTAAAAAAGGCTATCAATTTGTTACAGTAAACGAATTACAGAAAAGATAA
- a CDS encoding CD3324 family protein, with amino-acid sequence MKYVKAATVLPENLIAEIQKYVQGETIYIPKQETKHYKWGTRSGGRKQLDARNRDIKHAFKSGTTIHQLAEEYFLSTETIKKIVYSK; translated from the coding sequence ATGAAATACGTAAAGGCAGCGACTGTTTTACCAGAAAACTTAATTGCAGAAATTCAAAAGTATGTACAAGGTGAAACAATTTACATTCCAAAACAAGAAACTAAACATTATAAATGGGGTACACGATCTGGCGGAAGAAAGCAACTTGATGCACGGAATAGAGACATTAAACATGCTTTTAAAAGTGGAACTACCATTCATCAATTAGCAGAGGAATACTTTCTTTCTACGGAAACGATAAAAAAAATCGTGTATTCAAAATAA